In a single window of the Balaenoptera acutorostrata chromosome 3, mBalAcu1.1, whole genome shotgun sequence genome:
- the GRAMD2A gene encoding LOW QUALITY PROTEIN: GRAM domain-containing protein 2A (The sequence of the model RefSeq protein was modified relative to this genomic sequence to represent the inferred CDS: inserted 1 base in 1 codon): MTALSPGEAAKAGSVQQMHGKTASLKSTEKLGRVQRPRGSSLHWPEGLKGEDIKKCGREGTLLRKYNQQYHKLFKDIPLEEVVLKVCSCALQRDLLLQGRLYISPNWLCFHASLFGKDIKVVIPVVSVQMIKKHKMARLLPNGLAITTNTSQKYVFVSLLSRDSVYDMLRRVCTHLQPSSKKSLSAREFLEEPECKSPEVLIPEMKWRKVCPVSRSLSLPDNIPCIPRASMDSTDDFFPSRKPLGSGEFSVLVHGNCLQRPGFPASHFCKKRSSQPAGLLRVVSFFLQIHKGKPRAQAASENTGGGVGWGPAFCPRKMPNAXPVAENADCEEEKLEEEPKSNRELRLWDHGLLKVFFVLICFLVMSSSYLAFRISRLEQQLCSLNWGSSVPGHR; encoded by the exons ATGACCGCTCTGAGCCCGGGCGAGGCCGCCAAGGCGGGCAG TGTTCAACAGATGCACGGAAAGACGGCTTCTTTGAAGAGCACGGAGAAACTAGGCAGGGTCCAGAGACCCCGAGGCTCCAG TCTGCACTGGCCAGAAGGCTTGAAGGGCGAAGACATAAAGAAGTGCGGCCGAGAAGGG ACGCTACTCAGAAAATACAACCAGCAATATCACAAGCTGTTTAAGGACATCCCTTTGGAGGAGGTGGTTCTCAAAG TGTGCTCCTGCGCCCTCCAGAGGGACCTCCTTCTCCAGGGCCGGCTCTACATCTCCCCCAACTGGCTCTGCTTCCATGCCAGCCTCTTTGGCAAGGATATCAAG GTGGTCATTCCCGTGGTGTCTGTGCAAATGATCAAAAAACACAAGATGGCGCGGCTCCTTCCCAATGGCCTGGCCATCACCACCAACACCAGCCAGAAG TATGTCTTTGTGTCACTGCTCTCCCGGGACAGTGTATATGACATGCTGAGGAGGGTCTGCACCCACCTACAG ccTTCCAGCAAGAAGAGTCTGAGTGCAAGAGAATTTCTAGAGGAACCTGAGTGCAAATCTCCG GAAGTCCTCATCCCTGAGATGAAGTGGAGAAAAGTGTGCCCTGTCTCCAGGTCACTGTCCCTCCCAGACAACATCCCTTGTATCCCTCGGGCATCCATGGACTCCACGGATGACTTCttcccctccaggaagcctctggGGTCTGGTGAGTTCAGCGTGCTTGTCCATGGCAACTGCTTGCAAAGACCAGGCTTTCCCGCCTCCCACTTCTGCAAAAAGAGGTCATCACAGCCAGCAGGGCTTCTGagagttgtttctttctttctccaaatcCATAAGGGAAAGCCAAGAGCCCAAGCGGCTTCAGAGAATACGGGTGGGGGAGTGGGCTGGGGTCCTGCCTTCTGCCCCAGGAAGATGCCTAACG ATCCTGTTGCAGAGAATGCAGACTGTGAGGAGGAGAAGCTGGAGGAGGAGCCCAAGAGCAacagggagctgaggctctgggatCACGGGCTCCTGAAGGTCTTCTTCGTGCT GATCTGCTTCTTGGTCATGTCTTCGTCGTACCTGGCGTTCCGCATCTCCCGGCTAGAACAGCAGTTATGCTCCCTGAATTGGGGCAGCTCAGTCCCTGGGCACAGGTga